In a genomic window of Spirosoma agri:
- a CDS encoding DUF4332 domain-containing protein, with translation MSITLGELRGTTDAMVYALKGQGLGDSDALLEATKTPQDRKALATTTGIDQALLLSLANRADLARIKGIGRVYSDLMEEAGVDTVVELAQRSAVNLHAKLIEINSKRQFTQRPPSVEQVTDFVEQAKGLPRMLDY, from the coding sequence ATGAGTATTACGCTAGGAGAACTTCGTGGAACGACAGACGCAATGGTTTATGCCTTGAAAGGCCAGGGCCTGGGTGACAGCGATGCTTTACTGGAAGCTACTAAAACTCCGCAGGATCGTAAAGCATTGGCAACAACCACGGGCATCGATCAGGCTTTATTACTTAGTCTGGCCAATCGGGCCGATCTCGCCAGAATTAAGGGCATTGGCCGGGTTTACAGTGACTTGATGGAAGAAGCCGGTGTTGATACCGTAGTCGAACTAGCCCAGCGGTCGGCTGTCAATCTGCACGCTAAGTTGATTGAAATAAATAGTAAAAGGCAGTTTACCCAGCGGCCACCCTCCGTAGAGCAAGTGACTGATTTTGTGGAACAGGCCAAAGGGCTGCCCAGGATGCTGGACTACTAA